CTGGTGTGATCGGCCTGACTAAAACCACGGCAAAGGAACTTGCTTCAAGAGGCATTACGGTCAATGCGATTGCCCCAGGTTTCATCTCAACGGATATGACGGGTGAATTGCCTGAAGACGTCCAAAAAGCCATGCTGGACCAAATTCCGCTTGCACGGTTCGGTGACCCTAAAGATATTGCTGCAGTGGCGTCTTTCCTTGCTTCTGATGCCAGCAAATATATGACTGGGCAAACTCTTCATGTAGATGGCGGCATGGTTATGTAAGTTTTCTTTGATTTTTTTCGAAATTAATTTATAATGTTTTGAGGGGAGGTGAACACATTGGCAGATGTATTAGAAAGAGTAACTAAAATCGTTGTAGATCGTTTGAACGTAGAAGAATCAGAGGTAAAACTTGAAGCTTCTTTCAAAGAAGATCTTGGTGCCGATTCCCTTGATGTAGTTGAACTAGTCATGGAATTCGAAGACGAGTTTGATATGGAAATTTCGGACGATGACGCTGAAAAAATCGCCACAGTAGGTGATGCTGTGAATTACATACAAAGTACTATGTAATGAATTGTCATTTGACTAAAAGCTCCGTTTTATAACGGGGCTTTCTCTTATTGCTTAAAGAAGTTTGATGCAGCGGCAGATAAGGAAATGAGCATGTACAAGGTAAGTTCCGCCTGCATGGCAGTGGTCTTTTGCCTTTAGTTTTCTTTAAGCGGATAATAATGTATGATGGTACATAGGAAAGCTTGACAGGAATTCCTGCCAGGTTTCTTTTTATATATTGGAAAAATATGCTTTTTGAACCGTTGTGGAGGGTTTTGTGTGATGCGTAGGAACGGAAATAATCGTAAACCATCAATCAAGGATAATAAATTTAAACAGTTGCAAGAAAATCTGGGTTTTCATTTTAAGGATGAAAATCTATTAAAACAAGCTTTTACGCATTCATCTTATGTGAATGAGCATCGCCGTAAGCCTTATGAAGATAATGAAAGGCTTGAATTCTTAGGGGACGCTGTACTTGAATTGACCATCTCTAAATACTTATATCAAAAATATCCGATGATGAGCGAAGGTGAACTTACCAAACTAAGGGCAGCCATTGTGTGTGAGCCTTCACTTGTTGCTTTTGCAAATAGCCTTTCTTACGGGGAATATGTATTACTCGGAAAAGGGGAAGAAATGACAGGTGGAAGAGAACGCCCTGCCATGCTTGCGGATGTATTCGAAGCCTACATTGGTGCTTTGTACCTTGATCAAGGATTAGAGCCGGTTGTGCAGTTTTTGACGAATGTCGTGTTTCCGAAGATAGACGAGGGTGCTTTTTCTCATGTGATGGATTATAAGAGCCAGCTTCAGGAGCTGATCCAGCGGGATGCCATCGGTGTCCTGCAATATAAGATCTTGCAGGAAAAAGGACCGGCTCATAATCGGGAGTTTGTTTCGACCGTCTCCCTTAATGGGGAAGAACTGGGCTCTGGAATAGGAAAGTCCAAAAAAGAAGCGGAGCAGCATGCTGCCGAGCATGCATTGGTCGTTTTAAAAGATAAAAAATCAACAAGATAGTTTAACAGTAGAGGGGGAAAGGTCATGTTCCTCAAACGTTTGGACGTTGTAGGATTTAAATCTTTCGCAGAGAAAATTTCGATTGATTTTGTACCTGGTGTCACGGCAGTGGTTGGACCAAACGGAAGCGGTAAAAGTAATGTGACCGATGCAGTCCGATGGGTACTTGGAGAGCAGTCTGCGAAATCACTGCGTGGAGCAAAAATGGAAGATATCATCTTTTCGGGAAGTGACACGAGGAAAGCGTTGAATTTTGCGGAAGTATCATTGACCCTTGATAACGAGACCAATTCCCTACCGATCGACTTTCATGAAGTCAGTGTGACAAGGCGTGTATATCGATCGGGAGAAAGTGAATTTTTCATTAATAATCAAGGTTGCCGTCTGAAAGACATCATTGACCTTTTCATGGATTCTGGTCTGGGGAGAGAAGCATTTTCCATCATCAGCCAAGGGAAAGTGGAAGAAATCCTAAGCAGTAAGGCTGAAGAAAGACGAGTGATCTTTGAAGAGGCAGCCGGTGTCCTGAAGTATAAAACTAGAAAACGAAAAGCGGAATCGAAGCTGACGGAAACACAGGATAACTTAAACCGTGTCCATGATATCCTCCATGAATTGGAGGGGCAGGTGGAGCCGTTAAAAATTCAGTCTTCCCTCGCCAAGGAATTTTTGGCGAAGAAAGAAGAGCTTGAGCAAATAGAAGTGGCTTTAACCGTTTTTGAAATAGAAGAGCTTTATGAAAAATGGGAAAAACTGTCACAAGAACTTGAAAAACATAATGAAATGGAACAGCAAATGGCTGGACAGCTTCATGACAGGGAAGCGCATCTCAAAAAACAAAGGGATAGTCTCGCGACGCTTGAGACATCGATCAATGGACTTCAGGAAATTCTCCTGAATGCCAGCGAAGAACTTGAAAAGCTTGAAGGCCGTAAAGAGGTTTTGAAAGAACGGAAAAAAAATGCTGCCCAAAACAAGTCACAGCTAGAAAAGGCGATTGTGGAGGGTGAGGCTGCCGTCGATCGTTTGGCTTTGCAAAAGGAAAGAGAAACGGAAATCCTGAATGCACTGAACTTGGAAGTGAAGGGGATTTCTGAAACCTTACATGAAAAACAAAAAAGCCTAGGCCTTTTCAATAGTGATATTGAAGCGATGATCGAAGCAAAAAAGAGTGACTATATCGAGTGGTTGAACAAGCAGGCATCGGCTAAAAACGAAAAACAATACCTACTCCAGCAATTAACGCAGCAGGAACATAAAAATGCTAAACTTGATATGGAAAATGAAAAGTTCTTAACCGAAAGAATGGATATCACTGCTAAAAAAATGGAATATTCACAGCTGATGGAAAATATGACCAAGCAGCTTGAAGAGCATGTCACTTATTTCCGAAATCAGCAGAATAAATTGAATGCTGCAAAAGATACGTATCAAAAACAAGAAACCACCCTTTATAAGGCCTATCAATTTCTTCAACAGGCAAAATCTCGTAAGGAACTTCTTGAAGAAATGGAAGATGATTATGCTGGCTTTTTTCAGGGTGTAAAAGAGGTTTTGAAAGCGAAGGAAACCCTTCGAGGCATTGAAGGGGCAGTTGCGGAATTGATAAAGGTTCCAAAGGAATATGAAACGGCCATCGAAACGGCTCTGGGCGGAGCGATGCAGCATGTTGTCGTGGAACGCGAAGAGCATGCACGGGAAGCCATTTCCTTCTTGAAGAAAAATAGGTATGGGCGTGCGACGTTCTTGCCTTTATCAGTCATAAAGGCAAGAGAGATATCAGCTAACCAATTATCGATGCTGAAGAGTCATTCAGCTTTTGTGGGGACGGGTTCCTCATTGATCCAATATGATGATAGGCATGCAGCGATTGCTGAAAACCTATTAGGAACCGTGATGATCACAACTGATTTAAAAGGTGCAA
The DNA window shown above is from Peribacillus sp. FSL P2-0133 and carries:
- a CDS encoding acyl carrier protein → MADVLERVTKIVVDRLNVEESEVKLEASFKEDLGADSLDVVELVMEFEDEFDMEISDDDAEKIATVGDAVNYIQSTM
- the rnc gene encoding ribonuclease III, translating into MRRNGNNRKPSIKDNKFKQLQENLGFHFKDENLLKQAFTHSSYVNEHRRKPYEDNERLEFLGDAVLELTISKYLYQKYPMMSEGELTKLRAAIVCEPSLVAFANSLSYGEYVLLGKGEEMTGGRERPAMLADVFEAYIGALYLDQGLEPVVQFLTNVVFPKIDEGAFSHVMDYKSQLQELIQRDAIGVLQYKILQEKGPAHNREFVSTVSLNGEELGSGIGKSKKEAEQHAAEHALVVLKDKKSTR
- the smc gene encoding chromosome segregation protein SMC, whose product is MFLKRLDVVGFKSFAEKISIDFVPGVTAVVGPNGSGKSNVTDAVRWVLGEQSAKSLRGAKMEDIIFSGSDTRKALNFAEVSLTLDNETNSLPIDFHEVSVTRRVYRSGESEFFINNQGCRLKDIIDLFMDSGLGREAFSIISQGKVEEILSSKAEERRVIFEEAAGVLKYKTRKRKAESKLTETQDNLNRVHDILHELEGQVEPLKIQSSLAKEFLAKKEELEQIEVALTVFEIEELYEKWEKLSQELEKHNEMEQQMAGQLHDREAHLKKQRDSLATLETSINGLQEILLNASEELEKLEGRKEVLKERKKNAAQNKSQLEKAIVEGEAAVDRLALQKERETEILNALNLEVKGISETLHEKQKSLGLFNSDIEAMIEAKKSDYIEWLNKQASAKNEKQYLLQQLTQQEHKNAKLDMENEKFLTERMDITAKKMEYSQLMENMTKQLEEHVTYFRNQQNKLNAAKDTYQKQETTLYKAYQFLQQAKSRKELLEEMEDDYAGFFQGVKEVLKAKETLRGIEGAVAELIKVPKEYETAIETALGGAMQHVVVEREEHAREAISFLKKNRYGRATFLPLSVIKAREISANQLSMLKSHSAFVGTGSSLIQYDDRHAAIAENLLGTVMITTDLKGANDLAKMMQHRFRFVTLEGDIVNPGGSMTGGALKQKTTSLLSRKTELEELHQKLAAMEAKTNQLEKQVKQLKVDVGVQEQTLEQTRKTGERLRLQEQTLKGELREVELQERNVNERLHLYDLDKNSYLEEQQQKTARLEELEELLESCKTEIEGLDRLISEMTEQKQSQQSSKESLAEETNELRVMLASKRGQLQNQKEKMERIESDLSKETSRLAENKDDLGLLTNEMTDSSSGEESLEDMAQQKLLDKNGAIEGIAIKKQEKNELLTEVETLELSLKEENRLYRGIVEVIKDEEVKLTRLDVELENRLDHLREEYTLSFEGAKEQYPLMMPAEEAQKRVKLIKLAIEELGTVNLGAIDEYARVAERYEFLLSQKEDLQQAKDTLFQVIDEMDDEMKRRFADTFYSIREEFEQVFKALFGGGRAELKLTNPDDLLNTGVDIIAQPPGKKLQNLSLLSGGERALTAIALLFSILKVRPVPFCILDEVEAALDEANVVRFSQFLRKFSRETQFIVITHRKGTMEEADVLYGITMQESGVSKLVSVRMEESENFIEV